Proteins encoded by one window of Sediminicoccus rosea:
- the flgA gene encoding flagellar basal body P-ring formation chaperone FlgA: MKRRHFLALGALAWPMAARAQNAPPPPAILRPHALLDGEVLRLSDLFDHAGPQAGRVIAASPQPGRRMVLETQNLINIARQNGVNWRPLTGTERIVIERPGRTVPRNEIEALLRDELTRHGIEPEMEIELPGLIPPMIPAQSWFQLALEGVTVEQPGARFQATLVVLADGAGTQRMRLAGRAVVTVPVVVATRRLALGEVIGPHDARLTRLRAERVRPGQAQQLAQVVGQELRRPMAADQGFALVDLGPPSIVQKNALVTLQLEANGLSLTAQGRALESAARGATVPVMNLASRNIVEGVAIAPGRVRVAMGAIPVAAR, translated from the coding sequence ATGAAGCGGCGCCACTTCCTGGCGCTCGGCGCCCTCGCCTGGCCCATGGCCGCGCGCGCGCAGAACGCGCCGCCGCCGCCCGCCATCCTGCGCCCGCATGCCCTGCTGGACGGCGAGGTGCTGCGCCTGTCCGACCTGTTCGACCATGCCGGCCCGCAGGCGGGGCGCGTCATCGCAGCGAGCCCGCAGCCGGGCCGCCGGATGGTCCTGGAAACCCAGAACCTGATCAACATCGCGCGCCAGAACGGCGTGAACTGGCGGCCGCTCACGGGCACCGAGCGCATCGTGATCGAGCGCCCCGGCCGCACCGTGCCGCGCAACGAGATCGAGGCGCTGCTGCGCGACGAACTCACGCGCCACGGCATCGAGCCCGAGATGGAGATCGAGCTGCCCGGGCTGATTCCTCCGATGATCCCGGCGCAGTCCTGGTTCCAGCTGGCGCTGGAAGGGGTCACCGTCGAGCAGCCCGGCGCGCGCTTCCAGGCGACGCTGGTGGTGCTGGCCGATGGCGCGGGCACGCAGCGCATGCGCCTCGCCGGCCGCGCCGTCGTCACCGTGCCGGTCGTGGTTGCCACGCGCCGCCTGGCGCTGGGCGAGGTGATCGGCCCCCATGATGCGCGCCTCACCCGGCTGCGCGCCGAACGCGTGCGCCCGGGCCAGGCGCAACAGCTTGCCCAGGTGGTGGGCCAGGAGCTGCGCCGGCCCATGGCGGCCGACCAGGGCTTCGCGCTGGTGGATCTCGGCCCGCCCTCCATCGTGCAGAAGAATGCGCTGGTGACGCTCCAGCTCGAGGCGAACGGCCTCTCCCTTACCGCGCAGGGGCGCGCGCTGGAGTCCGCCGCGCGCGGCGCCACGGTTCCGGTGATGAACCTCGCCAGCCGCAACATCGTCGAGGGGGTGGCGATCGCGCCGGGGCGCGTGCGCGTCGCCATGGGCGCCATTCCGGTGGCCGCGCGATGA
- the flgG gene encoding flagellar basal-body rod protein FlgG: MRSLAIAATGMLAQQTNVEVISNNLANMGTTGYKRRRAEFQDLIYQNLRRVGSQSNDTGSVLPSGAQVGLGVRTAAVYRISEQGNLQQTENRFDLAIRGNGYFQIQMPSGEIAYTRDGTFALSPEGVLVTAEGFVVQPGITIPAAARDVTINASGEVLARLDGQVAPQNVGQIQTAIFANEGGLEAVGDNLFLATPASGQPQAAAPGQPGHGSVMQGFIETSNVNTVQEITSLITAQRAYEMNSRVITASDEMLSTLTRLR, from the coding sequence ATGCGCTCACTCGCCATCGCCGCCACGGGAATGCTGGCCCAGCAGACCAACGTCGAGGTCATCTCCAACAACCTCGCGAATATGGGCACCACCGGCTACAAGCGCCGCCGCGCCGAGTTCCAGGACCTGATCTACCAGAACCTCCGCCGCGTGGGCTCGCAGAGCAACGACACGGGCAGCGTGCTGCCCTCGGGCGCGCAGGTGGGCCTCGGTGTCCGCACCGCCGCCGTCTATCGCATCTCCGAGCAGGGCAACCTGCAGCAGACGGAGAACCGCTTCGACCTCGCCATCCGCGGCAATGGCTATTTCCAGATCCAGATGCCCTCCGGCGAGATCGCCTATACGCGCGACGGCACCTTCGCCCTCAGCCCCGAGGGCGTGCTGGTCACCGCCGAGGGCTTCGTGGTGCAGCCCGGCATCACCATCCCGGCCGCCGCGCGCGACGTAACCATCAATGCGAGCGGCGAAGTGCTGGCGCGCCTCGACGGGCAGGTGGCGCCGCAGAATGTGGGCCAGATCCAGACCGCGATCTTCGCCAATGAGGGCGGCCTTGAGGCGGTGGGCGACAACCTCTTCCTCGCCACGCCAGCCTCCGGACAGCCACAGGCGGCCGCACCCGGCCAGCCGGGCCACGGCTCGGTCATGCAAGGCTTCATCGAGACGAGTAACGTCAACACGGTGCAGGAGATCACCTCGCTGATCACCGCGCAGCGCGCCTATGAGATGAACAGCCGCGTCATCACCGCGAGCGACGAGATGCTCAGCACCCTGACGAGGCTGCGTTGA
- a CDS encoding MORN repeat-containing protein, which translates to MRLGIGRAALAVLALAQVTLLALPAFAQQSSWVCFIEGGKREPAHFEPNGNVYVGRHATTEGLAFTEAIEACERGEGNRAACQGQMTPGAICREMDAQRAAAYQPVFRRPMNVTPGDYQCEARGTAPIGYGVGWNGQFHSTTNPDYQAARRAMEALCTSATCEPMRCFRRSGTPPQQTQPQPAAGGGGGGGTPAAQNFQPGQVQYFWRQVGGNWRGQTIQSNVQACNYASAEACDAGNVRAYAPGATQSLHLNGCNAPPIQVQCVVEARSAPPPPPRPVTPPSAGAPPPPSPDSLAQPGRPGWTVDARNGCWVWNDVPRPGETVTWDGACPRGPAEGPGSGEWRWTADGQARVARFEGPRREGRAHGPGIYIFANGNRYDGMYQDGRQQGRGVYTWANGDQYEGAFVDGRRTGRGTLTRANGDRYVGEYLDGQRHGQGRQTFAGGDTYEGSFLGNKFHGQGVYVWRSGNRYSGEWKADRPDGQGEFYVATTRSTYRGTWVDGCYRGADGRRASAARPLSECR; encoded by the coding sequence ATGCGGCTTGGGATCGGAAGGGCGGCCCTGGCCGTCCTGGCTTTGGCACAGGTCACGCTCCTTGCTCTCCCGGCCTTCGCGCAGCAGAGCAGCTGGGTCTGCTTCATCGAGGGCGGCAAGCGCGAGCCCGCGCATTTCGAGCCCAATGGCAATGTCTATGTCGGCCGCCACGCGACGACGGAGGGTCTCGCCTTCACCGAGGCCATCGAGGCCTGCGAGCGGGGCGAGGGCAACCGCGCCGCCTGCCAGGGCCAGATGACGCCGGGCGCGATCTGCCGCGAGATGGATGCGCAGCGCGCCGCCGCCTACCAGCCCGTCTTTCGCCGCCCGATGAACGTGACGCCGGGCGACTACCAGTGCGAGGCGCGCGGCACGGCGCCGATCGGCTATGGGGTGGGCTGGAACGGCCAGTTCCATTCCACCACCAACCCCGACTACCAGGCCGCGCGCCGCGCCATGGAGGCGCTCTGCACCAGCGCCACCTGCGAGCCGATGCGCTGCTTCCGGCGCTCGGGCACGCCACCGCAGCAGACGCAGCCCCAGCCAGCGGCGGGCGGTGGTGGAGGCGGCGGCACGCCGGCCGCACAGAATTTCCAGCCCGGCCAGGTGCAGTATTTCTGGCGCCAGGTCGGCGGCAATTGGCGCGGCCAGACCATTCAGAGCAACGTCCAGGCCTGCAACTACGCGAGTGCGGAGGCCTGCGATGCCGGCAATGTCCGCGCCTATGCCCCCGGCGCCACGCAGTCGCTGCATCTCAATGGCTGCAACGCGCCGCCCATCCAGGTGCAATGCGTGGTGGAGGCACGCAGTGCGCCGCCACCGCCCCCCCGGCCGGTGACGCCCCCTTCAGCGGGCGCGCCCCCACCGCCTTCGCCCGACTCCTTGGCCCAGCCGGGCCGCCCGGGCTGGACGGTGGATGCCCGCAACGGCTGCTGGGTGTGGAACGATGTTCCCCGTCCTGGCGAGACGGTCACCTGGGATGGCGCCTGCCCGCGCGGCCCGGCTGAAGGGCCGGGCAGCGGCGAGTGGCGCTGGACAGCGGATGGCCAGGCGCGCGTGGCCCGCTTCGAGGGCCCGCGGCGCGAGGGACGTGCGCATGGCCCGGGTATCTACATCTTCGCCAACGGCAACCGCTATGACGGCATGTACCAGGATGGCCGCCAGCAGGGGCGCGGCGTCTACACCTGGGCCAATGGCGACCAATATGAGGGCGCTTTCGTGGATGGCCGCCGCACCGGCCGCGGGACCCTCACTCGGGCCAATGGCGACCGTTATGTGGGCGAGTACCTCGATGGGCAGCGCCACGGTCAGGGCCGGCAGACCTTCGCGGGGGGCGACACCTACGAGGGCAGTTTCCTGGGCAACAAGTTTCATGGCCAGGGGGTCTATGTCTGGCGAAGCGGCAATCGCTACTCGGGCGAGTGGAAGGCGGATCGGCCCGATGGCCAGGGCGAATTCTATGTCGCCACGACACGCAGCACCTATCGCGGCACCTGGGTCGATGGCTGCTATCGCGGCGCGGATGGCCGCCGGGCCTCGGCGGCGCGTCCCTTGAGCGAGTGCCGGTAG
- the flgH gene encoding flagellar basal body L-ring protein FlgH, whose product MKAALILLPLALAACGQAERLSRIGRAPDFTPVTDPTQDPRWRPVSMPMPAPQEAPPLANSLWRPGSRTFLRDQRAAQVGDLITILVTIDDDAQLANRTQRSRTGSETAAAVNLYGQERVPRRLYPPGADPAALLNTDSAGNSDGNGNVRRNETVNLRLAGTVTQTLPNGNMVVMARQEVRVNNEMRELSLQGILRPQDIASDNTVRHDRLAEARISYGGRGSLSDIQQPRLGQQLLDIISPF is encoded by the coding sequence ATGAAGGCCGCCCTGATTCTTCTGCCGCTGGCGCTGGCCGCCTGCGGCCAGGCCGAGCGCCTTTCGCGCATCGGCCGCGCGCCGGATTTCACGCCGGTGACGGACCCGACGCAGGACCCGCGCTGGCGCCCCGTCTCCATGCCCATGCCGGCCCCGCAGGAGGCGCCGCCGCTGGCCAATTCGCTCTGGCGCCCGGGCAGCCGCACCTTCCTGCGCGACCAGCGCGCGGCCCAGGTGGGGGACCTCATCACCATCCTCGTCACGATTGACGACGACGCGCAGCTCGCCAATCGCACGCAGCGCAGCCGCACCGGCAGCGAGACGGCCGCCGCGGTCAATCTCTACGGCCAGGAACGCGTGCCCCGCCGCCTTTATCCGCCCGGCGCCGACCCCGCGGCCCTGCTCAACACCGACAGCGCCGGCAACAGCGACGGCAACGGCAATGTGCGGCGGAACGAGACGGTGAATCTCCGCCTCGCCGGCACCGTCACGCAGACGCTGCCCAACGGCAACATGGTGGTGATGGCGCGGCAGGAGGTGCGGGTGAACAACGAGATGCGCGAGCTCTCGCTGCAAGGCATCCTCCGCCCGCAGGACATCGCGAGCGACAACACGGTGCGGCATGACCGGCTGGCCGAGGCGCGCATCTCCTATGGCGGGCGGGGATCGCTCTCCGACATCCAGCAGCCGCGGCTCGGGCAGCAACTGCTCGATATCATCTCGCCCTTCTGA
- the flgF gene encoding flagellar basal-body rod protein FlgF → MDSPGYIVLSRLSAQMRASQLTANNLANADTPGYRAARPVFAEHVERQGRVHGPNGAGNVGYAWDRASWRETQPGAISATGNPLDIAISGAGFFVVETPRGERYTRAGRFAIGADGQIVDATGAPVLNTDSRPIAVAPGDTRIEVQGDGTIRTENGVVGRLRIVRFADEQQLRAEGDRHLDAAGQAPEEVARPQVVQGALEGSNVQSVLEMTRMMAELREFQFATQFLEREGERQQSAVDRLLRRRS, encoded by the coding sequence ATGGACAGCCCAGGCTACATCGTGCTCTCGCGCCTCTCGGCCCAGATGCGCGCGAGCCAGTTGACGGCGAACAACCTCGCCAATGCCGACACGCCCGGCTATCGCGCGGCGCGCCCGGTCTTTGCCGAGCATGTCGAGCGGCAGGGTCGCGTGCACGGCCCGAACGGCGCCGGGAATGTCGGCTACGCCTGGGACCGTGCGAGCTGGCGCGAGACGCAGCCCGGCGCCATCAGCGCCACCGGCAATCCGCTCGACATCGCGATCTCGGGCGCGGGCTTCTTCGTCGTCGAGACGCCGCGCGGCGAGCGCTACACCCGCGCCGGGCGCTTCGCCATCGGCGCCGATGGCCAGATCGTGGACGCGACGGGCGCGCCCGTCCTGAACACGGATTCACGCCCGATCGCCGTCGCGCCCGGCGACACGCGCATCGAGGTGCAGGGCGATGGCACCATCCGCACCGAGAATGGCGTGGTCGGCCGGCTCCGCATCGTGCGCTTCGCCGATGAGCAGCAGTTGCGCGCCGAGGGCGACCGCCACCTGGATGCGGCCGGCCAGGCGCCGGAGGAGGTCGCCCGCCCACAGGTGGTGCAGGGCGCGCTGGAGGGCAGCAACGTGCAATCCGTCCTTGAGATGACGCGCATGATGGCCGAGCTGCGCGAGTTCCAGTTCGCCACCCAATTCCTGGAGCGCGAAGGGGAGCGGCAGCAGAGCGCCGTGGACCGCCTGCTCCGCCGCCGTAGCTGA